The DNA segment TTGTTTTATTCCAGCAGCCTGACTTGAGAGTTGGTCTAAACTTTATAAAAGCAAAGAGAGATCAGTACTTCTAGCAAAATTCTTTATTGATAATTTCTTTAGGTATAATGTCACATAACAATGACAGAACATTATGCCAGTATAAGAGAATTTCTAACATCACAGTAATCTTCAAAGTTCAAGCAGTTAACAGTCCCATTTTGAGGAATACCAGTTGGTGTTCACGCCAGGAATCCAAGGACATGTCACTGTAAAGGATCTTCACCTTTAAGTACCTTGCAGAGTAAAGCTGGGAGCCCTGGCATATGAACTCAAGGGGGACATACATCATTCCATGATGCACTTTAATTCTTCTCAGATTAATGTAGTGTCTCCAACAAAGCTGCAAATaaatgtggggttttatttAGCATGAAATGAAACTGAGATGACAGTTTTAAGTGGGGAAGAATGGGAATGCTCTAGAATATATAGCTAATTAATAAAATGTCAGCATTGCAAACCCCCTTCCTTATGCACAGACATACTCAAAACCAATATCCCTTGTTAAGAGTTCTCCAATATTAAGGTTCCTACTTATTTGCAATTTAAGTGTCATGTTTAATCCAGCTAATTACACTCTAAAATCAGTTGGTAACGTAGAGGCTTGTAAAATTTGAACCTGAGTTTTTAATCAAAATGTGAAAGcacatttttgcttttgcttaaCCAGACTTTGAAAATGAGGTGGCAGTTTAAGGCCAGCACTTGCAACAAAGGTATTTCAGTCTAATCTGCTGGAGATCAGCTGTGCGTGAAGGCCAGCACAGCTAAACCTGGCCTGGGCCACAGCACAGCTAATCCCCATCCTGAGGCCTGGCACGGCTAAAGCCGCCCTGGGGCCCGGCCCAGCTAACCCAGGCTGGGCACGACACAGCTAAAGCCGCCCTGGGGCCCAGCACAGCTAACCCAGGCTGGGCACGACACAGCTAAAGCCGCCCTGGGGCCCAGCACAGCTAACCCAGGCTGGGCACGACACAGCTAAAGCCGCCCTGGGGCCCAGCACAGCTAACCCAGGCTGGGCACGACACAGCTAAAGCCGCCCTGGGGCCCAGCACAGCTAACCCAGGCTGGGCACAACACAGCTAAAGCCGCCCTGGGGCCCAGCACAGCTAACCCAGGCTGGGCACGACACAGCTAAACCCAGCCTGGGGCACGCCCCAGCTAACCCAGGCTGGGCACGACACAGCTAAACCCAGCCTGGGGCATGGCACAGCTGATGGTTTGGGGGGCATTGGGTCACTTGCCTGAGCCAGTCGAGTGGGACATTCTAGAAACGTGCCTAACTCTGTGTATTTCTTGAGATCATAGGTTTCCACATCAAAATCCAGGTGTCCAGTGTAGTCAGGAGAAAGGTTGAACACCTTGCAAACTGTACATCCCCCAAGAAGTGACCCAGTGAGGAGGGCTGTGCTTGCTTAATTCTGGTACTCAAGCAGGGCAAGCCTTACTGGTTTAAAGAGTAGAACTTTCATTTCTGAAAGCTGCAAGAGCCTGTTACAAGGCATGCCAGGCTGCCAAGCACCAGGGGTGACCCCTCTGCTGTGACTCCAGGTCTTCTCAAGATTTGGATTTAAATCTGAGAACCTGAAAATACACAGTTCTTGTATCATTGCTGGGTCCCTCTATTTCTTTCACACAGTAATGTTTGAAGTTCTGAGCCATTGCTCACATCTCAGGAAAAGGGAGGGTCCTTAGGAATGCCAACACACCTATTTTACACTGGTCTTTGAACTACCAACAGCAATAGGATGTAAAAATTTCCATCTAAAAATATATCTGCCTCCCTTTCCAAGGAAGCAGACACTGAGCCCAGAAAACCCAGACTCTTGAGATTATTTTGGTTCAAAATCAGCGCTTTTTCACAAAGCTCAGCAGAAACTGATGCCAtttctccatccctcctgtCAAATCTCTGGTTCTTACACATAAGCAAAAAAGAACAAGAGTTTTCTGAGGAAGGGCTTTTAGTCCActgccttttctcctctgcttttcccaTCTAAAAGGGATATAAGCCATGGGACAGCCTCAGAAATCTTACAGGTGTTGTCAAAGCACACAATCTCTGAACTCTGGCAAGAAAACCGCTGTGGCTGAATATACAGAAATCAAGCCCAAGGGAAGTTTTAAGGTTAAAAGTTGTCTTTGGGTTTGTTATATCCACATCAGAAGCCAGAGAAATAGTcattcccagctgcagctggagagaaCATTCGTGGCCCTAATTATCCATTTTTCTAAAGGTGTAAGAAGTTAGGCAtttcagagaaaggagaaattaattAGCTGGTTCAGTTTGGCATAACTTCCAAGCCTttgaagagatttatttttagaacCAATTATGTGAACGTGCATTTACATCCCAactaaagaaagcaaacaatgtTTGTTCAATTCCCTTCCCTGCTAAACAAGGACTGGGAACCCTTGCCCCTAAGGTCGTGGAAGGATGCTTGGTGCACTGTCACCCATTCCCTCactgctaaaaagaaaaataataaaccccTACCAAGCCTGGCCTACAACATACAACTGCAGGGTCcaggctgtggagcagctggagatggCATAATGTTTCTAGAACCTTCTTTTCAGGTACCAAATACCTGATCACCACAAGGTAATGGgagcaaaggaaacaaatgaGACATCAGAGTTTCAAGCATTCTGTTATTTAACTGACTTGAGAAAAATGTTTAGCCAATAACTGAAAGGGGATCTTCATGTTTACAAATGAAGGTGGAAAAACTGAACATAGGAAAATGGGATCATTTTTGCACAATAGAGGTGAGGTAGGgaattttattgaaaatacttttttttttacaaactcTTAGAAATAAAGTTTTTTCTAATCTCACACAAACGGTTGTACCTCAAAAATCCAACTAAGCTATTATGAAACATTTATATTTACAGTTAGCCAAGAGTGTACAGAACTGCCATGTTATGCAAATAGCCAAGAACCAGCTCACAGTGAGATACATCACTCCAGCACTCCCACCATCAGAAACAGATCAAGATTCAACATAGAAAAGAATCTCACTATTCTACAAACCTCATATCTCACAAACAGGGAAGATCTTTAATAGTGTTGTAGCAAGGTCTCCACTACAGTGTCATTTTACAAATTACATACTTCTTGTACTcaaattcagaacaaaaactctGCAATAAGTCATGAACAAAGTAATAGTGTTGACTATGAGccttttattgcattttttcaGCCATTCCCTGGTGAGGCTGATTCATTCCCAACCCTCAACCAGGCTGCCATTCACACCAGTCACTAAGTTACAGTGGTTCTCTGTCAGGGCAAACTGGTAGCACCTGGTtccatctcctctccctccctctcagcCCCGTGGATCACCACATGGAATTCAGTTCAGACACAATGACACATACAGTTTCACCTATTTACAATTACACTGAAAGCCAAACCCCGTGAGTTTTATGGACATCTTTTACAGAGAAACCAAAACCCACTGTTTGGATCTCAATGTAGCACAGCAACATTTTGTCCACCATATTTCATAATTTCCCAGaatcaaaacaagaaataaatattttgaaacagcaCCTTAGGAGGAAGGCCTATGCTCTTTCCCAATGTATATTAGACAGGCACTAGTTACCATCCAGACATTTTAACTCCAGGTTGTGACAGAAACTGCTATATTTACAGTACAATATATTGCTTATCCAGAGTGGCTGTATAAGATGCATTTCATGGCACACCTACTTAAACAGActcaaaaagaaattactgtagTGCTTCAAAGACAAATTAAGACAGTTTCCTGCTATTTCACCTGTCTGCCCAGGCTCCAGGTTAGAAAAGCATATAATGCAGCCTACATTGGTTACAAATCAGACTCAAGAGTAGCACTGAGATGATAAAGAAATGGACTATAAAAGGATAGAAAATATCCAACAACGCAGAAGTTTGTAACAAGAAGTTGCATTCCCAATGTAGAAAAATAATCAGGTCAGTACGGATAAGACAACTTTGGATTTTGTACATGAGCCTTGATTTAAGCTAAGATATAGCAGAAAATGCAATCAGGTTTCCATTTAAATATTCCTTAAGTGTAAAAAAAGTATCCATAGTTCAAATAAAACTTAATTCAAGTAATTACAAGCGTTTGCATTACTGGAAACAGAGTATTACATAGTAATTGATATACCTGTAGTTACATCATACAGCAACTACCAACCGGGCTGAGATTGAACAGTTTTCTCATGTAAAGGACAGGTGAGTAAATAACTGGAAGGGCAAAGCAGATGTTCCTCGGGGGCTTACAGGGTTAGAGGAGCACTGAGGGAATGAGGCGGCTTAGCAAAAGTTTACTTCACATCATGGTCACTTCCAAGTTAAAAGAAGTCATGGAAAACTGGCTGTTGCTACTATAAATCTACTGAGTTCAAGTTGAGGTACTTCGTAGCTTATGAATAGTTGTGATGACAACCCAGAAAGTCAGttctctgctctccaggcagctgagctgcagaactGGCTTGGAGAACCCAAGGACATTTACACCCGTCATTCCTCCTGCAGGCAAAGCCCCAGAAGAGCAGCCGAGCCCTGACACTTGCAGGCAGATTAAATGGATGCCAGTGGTTTAactgggacactgaggggcttcTAACCCCCACAGAGCTGAAAAAACCAGAACAAGACTCTTCCAATTTGGTAACTAATGACAAGTACAATGCACAGAATCACTGATAACTATTTTATTGTTGGAATATAAAGCTGGGATATCAgtaattttattcttatttactGTGAAGACTGCATTCACCTGCAAAAGAAATATGGCATCACACACAAGTATACTTTTTGGATTTCAGAACATGAGTATTATTCTGAAATGGTAATGGGAAAAGTGACCACTGTTCACTATTAGaataaattatgattttttttaaaaaaaagatgattttcCCACAATGACAGTTCTGAATTGCAGTTAAGTCACATTAATCTACATAACCATTATTAACAGCTCTGTGTCTATTTTACTGCATCAAGCCAATAAACATTTAAATGCACTTCACATCAAAAGATTAtgtaaacttttattttaattccattttccttcagaaatctAGGGACATTTCTGAGGTCTGGCCATACTGAGTGGGCCCCTTTCGGGCCTCCCTGCTAACACTGTCCAGTGCTGACCCTACACGGTCCTGGATGCTCCTCCAGTGAAGTGTCCCTTTTAGCGGCTTCCGATAAGGCCTACAGTTTAAAGATAAACAAGACAAAGTGCCATCTTTGTTTGGATAACTGATGGACTCTGGCAAGATAAAATAAAGTTATGTGTATTCTGTTATACTTACAAGCAGCTCCAATCCTGAGTATTTATGGTATATCTAAACATACAAAAATGTATGTACATTTTTCTCCACGTCCTTGTAAACAGTTGTCAGTATACTGTTTTTAATCCCTTTATCTTTGAAACATGCAAATCATACATACAGTATAAATACACAAGAAAACAATGACACTCATCCAAAAACTATGCAACAAAAAGTTGTGGCTGCAGTATTCAAAATCATAAATAACAATGCTTGAGGCATCCTATACACCTAAAAGCGGCCGTTCATTCTACTGTCCTTAGCTGCAGTCGTAGGAATACTGAGAGTTTTGCACCTTCCATGCTATTACAGTATTTATAACACTATCTTATGTGGAGATAAAGACTTGTTTACTATACCTCTTCTTCTCAGAGTGAAGGATAAAGCAGCACTTACATATACTGAAACCATGGCAGCAACAGCTGGTGTTGCTACTGCTATATTAGGAAGTTTTTCATCctaacaatttttaaattaaaaaaaaaggtaaataaaaacaACCTAAGAATTTTGACTACATGTTCATTCCTTGGGCACTTAACAGCGAATCCAGCATGTCGAATGTATCTTTGTAGTCCATATGCTGGCTGTTTGTACTGTACTGGGGATGGGCATCAGGACCGCTCTCCACTGGCTTCTTGTCCAGTTTCACGAGGGTGCTGAGATGTCCGTAGCCCACCTGGTATGTGacagggggaggagggggtaAGGGAAGGTTAAAAACAGAGTTGTGAGAGGATACATACTGCTTAACAGAGCAAGAACTAGATGAACTACCTGAACTTTTGGAACTTTTGCTCATTTTGGAGTGGTGGTTGTGAGAAGCATCGTTGCTGTGCAACTTCTTTCTTGAAGAGCCGGAACTAGAGGAATTGGCATCACTACTCAGGCCAACAGGACTCCTCAACACGGTTGGTGTCACTCCATCAGTGCCGTGTTTGCCACCACCCCCGCCGTGGGCGTGGGAGTGCTTGTGGCCCACGCTGTGGTGGCGGTTCAGTGAGTGCTCCTTGTGTTTGTCCTTATGCTCTTTGCTGACGTGGGGACTCGAGTGTTTGCTCTTGCCGCTCCCCTCATCTGACGAGCTGTGTCTTTCTGAGGAAGAAAccttgattttcattttcagctcCTCCTTACTGGCCCCCTTTTCTGTGGGTGGGATGGGTATACGCAGCTTGAGTGAgccccccttttctttcttgtcaGACAAGTGTTTTTCAGGCTTCTCTGCATTTGCAAtaggaattttcattttaatcgGAGATGTAACagaagagctgctgcctggctgtggctgcaggtgcTTTTTATGCTGCTGCTCACCTGGGGTTGCTACATAGTGTTCTCTGACATCCAGTTCAAGGGTTTCTAGTTTGCGCTTCTCCCTGTATTTATCCAAAGACATTTTTTGAGGAATTATTACAGGAGCAGCGACTTGTCCGTGGTGTTTGTTTCCTGACTTATGAGAATATTCTTGTTTGACAGAGGAATGCTCAGCAAGTTTGTCAGGTCTGTGATGTACCCCAGAGTGCAACTGCACAGATGTTCCTGGCTGGAAGTTCATGTTGTACTGACTGGCAGGCAACGTCTCCTGTTTCTGAGAGTATATTTGTTCTGTCCTTGTTTGTTCTTGGTGCTGAGGCCATTCCTGGTGTGATGCCAAACTGTATGAGGTACTTGGCATTCCTGTAGCTAATATTGCCAAATTTTCAGGTGCATGACTGTCTGCAACAGAAATACTTCCTGAGGTCAGAGGTACTGGTGCAGGAAATGATGTTGATGGTTTTTGGAAACTTGTGTTTGCAGCTACACCAGTAACTGTATCCACCAAAATGGAATTCTGGACCAAAGATGAACCAAGAAGCGAGTTCTCGGATACCTGCCCATCACCTTTAGGTTTCTTAGCTGCCTGATTAGCCTaagcaaagaagaaagaagtcaGAAAATACACAGCTTAGAATATGGTCCACCTGAATTTAGCTCTGAGGTGAGGATAAAAGCTGACTCAAAATTTTACCACCTTCTAACCCAGCTGTAGGAGTAAAGAGCAAATGCAATACAAAGAACTTTTGCCCTTGGATTATAGTTCTCCCAGAAATTCACCTCCTTGCTACACACTGTTACAGGAAAATTTCTTACCCGCCAATTTCTAATTCTCTTGAGCCTGCTAGGTGTTTTCTCCAGTATCTGCAGAAACTCATGAGTTAGCTCTGAatagggaaaaagaaagccaTTTTTTATATCTGATTCTGCAATAAACAGATAAAATGTCAAATGTTTTTCCTAGTCTGAGATCATACAGCTTTTGCAGCAGTTACTACAGCCTGTGAtctgaatttatattttattaaaaaatttttaGACCTAAGTATTGAACAAAAAAGGCTGCAGTATTGCCCTGTGACAGACTTCTGACCACTACAGGCATCCTAAAACACAGGGTTgacttttacattttctttagcTCTTGCACAACCTGGATTCGTTAGACCAACGATTTCAACAGGGACCTATACAAACAACAGCTCCTAAAATAACATGCTTGCCATTCAGCCTGGGCATTTTCTATACGAAGTTaagtttcctttaaaatagAAGTTTATAAGTCACTGTCTTGGTCATTCCACCAAACTTCAGGAACAACCAATAACAGCTCTGAACAAAATGTAACCATCAGACCCTTGGAAGCACCTGGTTTTAAACAACAGCTTTGAAA comes from the Pithys albifrons albifrons isolate INPA30051 chromosome 8, PitAlb_v1, whole genome shotgun sequence genome and includes:
- the CCNT2 gene encoding cyclin-T2 isoform X4 is translated as MATNSLHLTTFCLQYKPTVIACVCIHLACKWSNWEIPVSTDGKHWWEYVDPSVTLELLDELTHEFLQILEKTPSRLKRIRNWRANQAAKKPKGDGQVSENSLLGSSLVQNSILVDTVTGVAANTSFQKPSTSFPAPVPLTSGSISVADSHAPENLAILATGMPSTSYSLASHQEWPQHQEQTRTEQIYSQKQETLPASQYNMNFQPGTSVQLHSGVHHRPDKLAEHSSVKQEYSHKSGNKHHGQVAAPVIIPQKMSLDKYREKRKLETLELDVREHYVATPGEQQHKKHLQPQPGSSSSVTSPIKMKIPIANAEKPEKHLSDKKEKGGSLKLRIPIPPTEKGASKEELKMKIKVSSSERHSSSDEGSGKSKHSSPHVSKEHKDKHKEHSLNRHHSVGHKHSHAHGGGGGKHGTDGVTPTVLRSPVGLSSDANSSSSGSSRKKLHSNDASHNHHSKMSKSSKSSGSSSSSCSVKQYVSSHNSVFNLPLPPPPPVTYQVGYGHLSTLVKLDKKPVESGPDAHPQYSTNSQHMDYKDTFDMLDSLLSAQGMNM
- the CCNT2 gene encoding cyclin-T2 isoform X5; its protein translation is MAAAGAGPAGARGGGGSSAASRWFFSREQLDNTPSRRCGVEADKELSYRQQAANLIQDMGQRLNVSQLTINTAIVYMHRFYMHHSFTKFNRNIMSPTALFLAAKVEEQPRKLEHVIKVANACLHPQEPQLDTKSDAYLQQAQELVILETIMLQTLGFEITIEHPHTDVVKCTQLVRASKDLAQTSYFMATNSLHLTTFCLQYKPTVIACVCIHLACKWSNWEIPVSTDGKHWWEYVDPSVTLELLDELTHEFLQILEKTPSRLKRIRNWRANQAAKKPKGDGQVSENSLLGSSLVQNSILVDTVTGVAANTSFQKPSTSFPAPVPLTSGSISVADSHAPENLAILATGMPSTSYSLASHQEWPQHQEQTRTEQIYSQKQETLPASQYNMNFQPGTSVQLHSGVHHRPDKLAEHSSVKQEYSHKSGNKHHGQVAAPVIIPQKMSLDKYREKRKLETLELDVREHYVATPGEQQHKKHLQPQPGSSSSVTSPIKMKIPIANAEKPEKHLSDKKEKGGSLKLRIPIPPTEKGASKEELKMKIKVSSSERHSSSDEGSGKSKHSSPHVSKEHKDKHKEHSLNRHHSVGHKHSHAHGGGGGKHGTDGVTPTVLRSPVGLSSDANSSSSGSSRKKLHSNDASHNHHSKMSKSSKSSGSSSSSCSVKQYVSSHNSVFNLPLPPPPPVTYQVGYGHLSTLVKLDKKPVESGPDAHPQYSTNSQHMDYKDTFDMLDSLLSAQGMNM
- the CCNT2 gene encoding cyclin-T2 isoform X2; protein product: MHRFYMHHSFTKFNRNIMSPTALFLAAKVEEQPRKLEHVIKVANACLHPQEPQLDTKSDAYLQQAQELVILETIMLQTLGFEITIEHPHTDVVKCTQLVRASKDLAQTSYFMATNSLHLTTFCLQYKPTVIACVCIHLACKWSNWEIPVSTDGKHWWEYVDPSVTLELLDELTHEFLQILEKTPSRLKRIRNWRANQAAKKPKGDGQVSENSLLGSSLVQNSILVDTVTGVAANTSFQKPSTSFPAPVPLTSGSISVADSHAPENLAILATGMPSTSYSLASHQEWPQHQEQTRTEQIYSQKQETLPASQYNMNFQPGTSVQLHSGVHHRPDKLAEHSSVKQEYSHKSGNKHHGQVAAPVIIPQKMSLDKYREKRKLETLELDVREHYVATPGEQQHKKHLQPQPGSSSSVTSPIKMKIPIANAEKPEKHLSDKKEKGGSLKLRIPIPPTEKGASKEELKMKIKVSSSERHSSSDEGSGKSKHSSPHVSKEHKDKHKEHSLNRHHSVGHKHSHAHGGGGGKHGTDGVTPTVLRSPVGLSSDANSSSSGSSRKKLHSNDASHNHHSKMSKSSKSSGSSSSSCSVKQYVSSHNSVFNLPLPPPPPVTYQVGYGHLSTLVKLDKKPVESGPDAHPQYSTNSQHMDYKDTFDMLDSLLSAQGMNM
- the CCNT2 gene encoding cyclin-T2 isoform X3, with protein sequence MSPTALFLAAKVEEQPRKLEHVIKVANACLHPQEPQLDTKSDAYLQQAQELVILETIMLQTLGFEITIEHPHTDVVKCTQLVRASKDLAQTSYFMATNSLHLTTFCLQYKPTVIACVCIHLACKWSNWEIPVSTDGKHWWEYVDPSVTLELLDELTHEFLQILEKTPSRLKRIRNWRANQAAKKPKGDGQVSENSLLGSSLVQNSILVDTVTGVAANTSFQKPSTSFPAPVPLTSGSISVADSHAPENLAILATGMPSTSYSLASHQEWPQHQEQTRTEQIYSQKQETLPASQYNMNFQPGTSVQLHSGVHHRPDKLAEHSSVKQEYSHKSGNKHHGQVAAPVIIPQKMSLDKYREKRKLETLELDVREHYVATPGEQQHKKHLQPQPGSSSSVTSPIKMKIPIANAEKPEKHLSDKKEKGGSLKLRIPIPPTEKGASKEELKMKIKVSSSERHSSSDEGSGKSKHSSPHVSKEHKDKHKEHSLNRHHSVGHKHSHAHGGGGGKHGTDGVTPTVLRSPVGLSSDANSSSSGSSRKKLHSNDASHNHHSKMSKSSKSSGSSSSSCSVKQYVSSHNSVFNLPLPPPPPVTYQVGYGHLSTLVKLDKKPVESGPDAHPQYSTNSQHMDYKDTFDMLDSLLSAQGMNM
- the CCNT2 gene encoding cyclin-T2 isoform X1, producing the protein MAAAGAGPAGARGGGGSSAASRWFFSREQLDNTPSRRCGVEADKELSYRQQAANLIQDMGQRLNVSQLTINTAIVYMHRFYMHHSFTKFNRNIMSPTALFLAAKVEEQPRKLEHVIKVANACLHPQEPQLDTKSDAYLQQAQELVILETIMLQTLGFEITIEHPHTDVVKCTQLVRASKDLAQTSYFMATNSLHLTTFCLQYKPTVIACVCIHLACKWSNWEIPVSTDGKHWWEYVDPSVTLELLDELTHEFLQILEKTPSRLKRIRNWRANQAAKKPKGDGQVSENSLLGSSLVQNSILVDTVTGVAANTSFQKPSTSFPAPVPLTSGSISVADSHAPENLAILATGMPSTSYSLASHQEWPQHQEQTRTEQIYSQKQETLPASQYNMNFQPGTSVQLHSGVHHRPDKLAEHSSVKQEYSHKSGNKHHGQVAAPVIIPQKMSLDKYREKRKLETLELDVREHYVATPGEQQHKKHLQPQPGSSSSVTSPIKMKIPIANAEKPEKHLSDKKEKGGSLKLRIPIPPTEKGASKEELKMKIKVSSSERHSSSDEGSGKSKHSSPHVSKEHKDKHKEHSLNRHHSVGHKHSHAHGGGGGKHGTDGVTPTVLRSPVGLSSDANSSSSGSSRKKLHSNDASHNHHSKMSKSSKSSGGLRTSQHPRETGQEASGERS